One Paenibacillus crassostreae DNA segment encodes these proteins:
- a CDS encoding alpha/beta hydrolase — translation MIPSGSSTIEKTMMVGFLFPDFWDRWMTHGIQKKTVYELRQRINSLEDWITIIQKHANDYDQLAKRVLNQYLFSEAAYYYRITAMNMNLIQWIFPEIGYEKQQWYQRCKDMNQLADELEVDEIKNVIIQVERNHCYGRMRVPEQPRGCVIIVSPIDSSKEEFITFEEHFARNGFATISFDGPGQGETYIINQFKSTLHRWGLFMNEVIDFAASEFPRVPLHLFGISSGGSWAIQGSSHPKVSGAAVVSPLIDQDIKMPDYYKERLSYITDNDENTSVPNLQEFNQVSPILFFSGMKDDIAKTDRLYDLYNKLPLEKQLIEYEDEKHYCFNRMSDILDITADWYIQDAVKR, via the coding sequence ATGATCCCTAGTGGAAGTTCCACCATAGAAAAAACAATGATGGTAGGTTTCCTGTTCCCCGATTTCTGGGATAGATGGATGACACATGGAATCCAAAAGAAAACGGTATATGAGTTGCGCCAGAGAATTAATAGTCTTGAAGACTGGATTACAATCATACAAAAGCATGCTAATGATTATGATCAACTGGCAAAGCGTGTTCTGAATCAATATTTATTTAGTGAAGCAGCGTATTACTATCGAATTACGGCTATGAATATGAACCTGATTCAATGGATATTTCCAGAGATAGGATATGAGAAACAACAATGGTATCAGCGCTGTAAGGATATGAATCAGCTTGCAGATGAACTTGAGGTAGATGAGATCAAGAACGTAATCATTCAGGTTGAACGAAATCATTGTTATGGGAGAATGCGTGTCCCTGAACAACCCAGAGGTTGTGTCATCATTGTGAGTCCTATCGATTCTTCTAAGGAAGAGTTTATTACCTTTGAAGAACATTTCGCAAGAAATGGCTTCGCTACGATTAGTTTCGATGGTCCGGGGCAAGGGGAAACCTATATCATTAATCAATTTAAATCAACCTTGCATAGGTGGGGCCTCTTTATGAATGAGGTAATTGATTTTGCTGCCTCAGAGTTTCCCAGAGTTCCTCTTCATTTATTTGGGATTAGCTCAGGTGGCTCTTGGGCAATCCAAGGAAGTAGCCATCCTAAGGTGAGCGGAGCGGCAGTGGTAAGTCCGTTAATTGATCAAGATATAAAGATGCCCGACTATTATAAAGAACGGTTATCGTATATTACCGATAATGATGAGAATACCTCTGTTCCTAACCTTCAAGAATTCAATCAAGTGAGTCCGATTCTCTTTTTTAGTGGAATGAAAGACGATATAGCTAAGACTGATCGTTTATATGATCTATATAACAAACTTCCTTTGGAGAAGCAACTTATAGAATATGAAGATGAAAAACACTACTGTTTTAATAGAATGAGCGATATTTTGGATATTACAGCCGATTGGTATATACAAGATGCCGTTAAAAGATAA
- the nagA gene encoding N-acetylglucosamine-6-phosphate deacetylase, translating to MNNVSEQLLFGEVLTPQGLVERGVIAMSEGIIVYTGDRQSLPQAYAAWHTATEDDQGLLIPGFVDVHVHGGAGHDFMNSSHDTLDAITQFHSSQGTTTMLATTMTATKGDIENVLRVVKDYRSSFMPYAQLAGVHLEGPFISPKWPGAQNAEHIVLPNVCWLEEWDNQYPGLIRQLTLAPEREGALEVISWLRVKGITAALGHTDATYEQVLEAVEIGLTQAVHTFNAMTPLHHRNPGVAGAVMSDNRIVAEIIADGIHVHPAVLSLLARLKTSANLILITDAMSAAGLGDGEYTLGDLPVKVTGGIATLKSDDGALAGSTLTMIRGFRYLISDVGLSLLEASQVASLNPAISLGLDQQIGTLESGKQADILLLDSHLELRKIWIQGRHIV from the coding sequence ATGAACAATGTTTCAGAACAACTTCTGTTTGGAGAAGTACTAACGCCCCAAGGCTTGGTTGAACGAGGAGTGATTGCTATGTCTGAAGGGATCATTGTCTATACTGGCGATCGCCAATCTTTACCGCAAGCCTATGCAGCATGGCACACGGCTACTGAGGACGATCAAGGTTTACTCATTCCCGGGTTCGTAGATGTTCACGTTCATGGTGGAGCAGGACATGATTTCATGAACAGTAGTCATGACACGTTGGATGCCATCACCCAATTCCATAGTTCTCAAGGAACAACGACGATGCTCGCCACAACAATGACCGCAACTAAAGGTGATATTGAGAATGTGCTACGTGTAGTGAAGGACTACCGCTCAAGCTTCATGCCTTATGCACAATTAGCGGGAGTTCATTTAGAGGGACCATTCATTAGTCCTAAATGGCCTGGGGCTCAGAATGCTGAGCATATCGTTTTGCCTAATGTTTGCTGGCTAGAAGAATGGGATAATCAATATCCAGGTCTCATCCGTCAACTCACACTTGCCCCTGAGCGAGAGGGAGCTCTTGAAGTTATATCATGGCTTCGAGTCAAGGGAATTACTGCCGCACTGGGTCATACCGATGCAACCTACGAACAAGTGTTAGAGGCTGTTGAGATAGGACTTACACAAGCGGTTCACACTTTTAATGCGATGACACCTCTTCATCACCGTAATCCTGGTGTAGCAGGTGCTGTCATGAGTGACAACCGTATTGTTGCAGAAATCATTGCCGATGGCATTCATGTACATCCAGCTGTATTATCTCTACTGGCTCGTCTGAAAACTTCAGCTAATCTGATACTCATCACCGATGCTATGTCAGCGGCTGGGCTAGGCGATGGTGAATATACCTTGGGTGATCTACCAGTAAAAGTAACTGGCGGTATTGCCACACTCAAGAGTGACGATGGCGCTCTTGCTGGAAGTACACTAACGATGATCCGCGGTTTTCGTTACCTTATATCTGATGTCGGACTATCTCTATTAGAAGCCTCCCAAGTAGCCAGTCTGAACCCTGCAATTTCACTTGGACTGGACCAACAGATCGGAACACTTGAATCTGGTAAACAAGCCGATATCCTCCTATTGGACAGCCACCTAGAACTACGTAAAATATGGATACAAGGTCGACATATTGTGTGA
- the nagB gene encoding glucosamine-6-phosphate deaminase: MNIFTFKQEEDFIQTGASLIVSLIQGNPKAILGLATGSSPLGVYARLADMYTKGLVSFTEASSYNLDEYVGLPGEHPQSYNSFMKQHLFNHIDIDSTRTHIPNGHADDLQAECQSYDLMLEQNGPVDLQLLGIGSNGHIGFNEPDDNLSGGTHVVDLLEETIEANARFFTSLDEVPKQAITMGVGSIMKARQIVLLARGTDKAEAVKAALQGPITTECPASLLQCHPNVIVLLDEEAGRLLS, from the coding sequence ATGAATATATTCACATTTAAACAAGAAGAGGATTTCATACAGACAGGAGCTAGTCTAATTGTTAGCCTAATACAAGGTAATCCAAAAGCTATTCTTGGGTTGGCCACAGGTAGTTCACCACTAGGAGTCTATGCAAGATTAGCCGATATGTATACGAAAGGTCTGGTAAGCTTTACTGAAGCTTCTTCATATAATCTTGATGAATATGTAGGTTTACCTGGAGAACATCCTCAAAGCTACAATAGCTTTATGAAGCAACATCTTTTTAACCATATCGATATAGACTCTACACGAACTCATATTCCTAACGGTCATGCTGATGATCTGCAAGCTGAATGTCAGTCCTACGACCTCATGCTAGAACAAAATGGACCTGTCGACCTACAACTTTTGGGTATCGGGAGCAATGGACATATTGGATTCAATGAACCGGACGACAATCTATCTGGTGGCACCCATGTCGTAGATTTATTAGAAGAAACTATCGAAGCGAATGCTCGATTCTTCACATCTCTTGATGAAGTACCCAAGCAGGCAATTACCATGGGTGTCGGTAGCATCATGAAAGCACGACAGATCGTCCTACTTGCACGTGGTACCGATAAAGCAGAAGCCGTCAAAGCAGCCCTGCAGGGACCGATTACGACAGAATGCCCTGCTTCCTTATTACAATGCCACCCGAACGTTATAGTTCTACTAGATGAAGAAGCAGGGAGACTGCTCTCATGA
- a CDS encoding MurR/RpiR family transcriptional regulator, whose protein sequence is MAAILHTLQHELSKLSPLEHKLAQHILAAPSEVVHMGITDLAEQCAVSPATITRFCKVFHFKGFPDFKVHLASEIAQVGSKGESHSSAYQDIVAGNPLSLIVEAMQANHISSIRDTTSLLDLTKLNKVVDLLCGAHRIDLYGMATSSIIAQDFYQKLIRIGVNCTAFSDSHMQITSASTLSQSDVALAISYSGETPETIDALTCAGNNGATTISITSYGSNTLASLADLPLFSSSLEHGMRRGDMASRISQLHIIDILFTGMLSKQFEDFVPKLEQSYINVQHYRKKRGGQ, encoded by the coding sequence ATGGCTGCAATCCTACATACTCTGCAACATGAGTTATCAAAACTCTCCCCATTGGAGCATAAATTAGCACAACATATCCTAGCCGCTCCTAGCGAAGTTGTTCATATGGGTATCACCGATTTAGCAGAACAATGTGCGGTCAGTCCGGCTACGATCACCAGATTCTGTAAAGTGTTTCATTTCAAAGGATTCCCCGATTTCAAGGTCCATCTTGCTTCTGAAATTGCCCAAGTAGGATCAAAAGGAGAGTCTCACTCTTCCGCATACCAAGACATCGTCGCAGGTAATCCATTATCTCTCATAGTCGAGGCTATGCAAGCTAATCATATATCGTCGATTCGAGATACAACTTCTCTATTAGATCTAACTAAGCTGAACAAAGTCGTGGATTTGCTATGCGGGGCACACAGAATTGATTTATACGGGATGGCGACATCCTCTATCATTGCTCAAGATTTTTATCAAAAGCTAATTCGTATTGGTGTGAATTGCACTGCTTTCTCCGATTCCCATATGCAGATTACCTCAGCATCTACCCTTAGTCAGAGCGATGTCGCTTTGGCTATCTCCTATTCAGGAGAAACACCAGAGACAATAGATGCATTAACTTGTGCTGGCAATAATGGAGCTACCACGATATCCATTACCTCCTACGGCAGCAATACATTGGCTTCGCTCGCTGATCTCCCACTATTCTCTTCTTCTTTAGAACACGGGATGCGACGGGGAGATATGGCTTCACGTATTTCGCAGCTTCATATTATCGATATTCTATTCACTGGAATGCTCAGTAAACAATTCGAGGACTTCGTTCCTAAGCTAGAACAATCCTATATCAATGTTCAACATTATCGCAAAAAGCGAGGAGGACAATGA
- a CDS encoding glycosyltransferase, whose translation MMLFCMIAVLSSNSIEAQASENVQARAQKECIKPWQAQLKGDLRKLWIDHMIWTRNYIVSAVAELEDQEQVLARLLKNQQDIGNSMKPYYGEEAGNKLGELLIEHIMIAGKIVDAAKGGNQAELEEFNKQWVRNSDDIAQFLSSINPNWTEKELKKLLYRHLQLIADELTARIGKDWNAEIAAYDMGEAHIVMFADVLAEGIIKQFPKPLK comes from the coding sequence ATGATGTTATTCTGTATGATTGCTGTATTAAGCTCAAACTCGATTGAGGCCCAGGCTTCTGAGAATGTTCAGGCTCGTGCACAAAAAGAATGTATAAAGCCGTGGCAGGCGCAGTTAAAAGGGGATCTCAGAAAGCTATGGATCGACCATATGATATGGACGAGAAATTATATAGTAAGTGCAGTAGCAGAATTAGAAGATCAGGAGCAAGTACTGGCAAGATTATTGAAGAATCAGCAGGATATAGGCAATTCAATGAAACCTTATTATGGGGAAGAGGCCGGTAATAAGCTTGGGGAACTGTTGATAGAGCATATTATGATTGCAGGAAAAATTGTAGATGCTGCAAAAGGCGGGAATCAGGCAGAACTTGAAGAGTTTAATAAACAATGGGTTAGAAATTCTGATGATATCGCCCAATTTCTCAGCAGTATTAATCCCAATTGGACGGAAAAAGAATTAAAGAAGTTGTTATATCGACACTTACAACTCATTGCGGATGAACTTACGGCTCGAATCGGGAAAGATTGGAATGCTGAAATCGCTGCTTATGATATGGGTGAGGCTCATATCGTGATGTTCGCAGATGTTCTGGCAGAAGGGATTATTAAACAGTTCCCGAAGCCGCTGAAATAA
- a CDS encoding S-layer homology domain-containing protein — MNSKFKIITLTTTVALLFTLAGQSFAATQPFSDLSHVDAPEKIISLYEKGIVQGVTSHQFFPLAPLTAAQGIQLIVNTFDLNLDFVKFAKDPKATDYYALANNDAWYADTLIIATVNKIDLPTDLDPNEQWTRQEFTYHLVQAMERHGNLPMINLLPVKVSDESALTIEYSGSIQRALSYGLVKLDAEQNFHPQAVISRADATEQIYNALEYLQAHPAPVINE, encoded by the coding sequence ATGAATTCAAAATTTAAAATAATAACACTTACTACTACGGTTGCACTCTTATTTACCCTCGCAGGGCAAAGTTTTGCAGCAACACAACCTTTCTCAGATTTAAGCCATGTTGATGCGCCAGAGAAGATTATTTCTTTGTATGAAAAAGGTATTGTCCAAGGAGTTACCTCTCATCAGTTCTTCCCTTTGGCTCCTCTTACAGCAGCTCAAGGAATTCAGCTTATTGTGAACACCTTTGATCTCAACCTTGATTTTGTAAAATTTGCTAAGGATCCTAAAGCTACGGATTACTATGCATTAGCTAATAATGATGCATGGTATGCGGACACATTAATTATAGCTACCGTCAATAAGATTGATTTACCTACAGACCTAGATCCAAATGAACAATGGACTCGTCAAGAGTTTACTTATCATCTTGTTCAAGCTATGGAGAGACATGGTAACCTACCCATGATCAATCTTCTTCCTGTAAAAGTAAGTGATGAGAGCGCATTAACTATTGAATATAGCGGCTCCATTCAACGCGCACTTTCCTATGGCCTTGTAAAGCTGGATGCCGAACAGAACTTCCATCCACAAGCTGTTATTTCGCGGGCTGATGCAACAGAACAGATCTATAATGCACTTGAGTATTTGCAGGCACATCCAGCACCTGTTATTAATGAGTAA
- the rlmN gene encoding 23S rRNA (adenine(2503)-C(2))-methyltransferase RlmN: MNKQSIYGLTFEQLTEWLIEYGHKKFRASQVWDWLYRKRVMDFSEMTDVNKECVQLLADHFVIETLTEHVKQESSDGTIKFLFKLQDGNLIETVLMRQKYGLAVCVTTQVGCNIGCSFCASGLIKKSRDLTSGEIVEQIMKAQQHLDHALQDEKVTHVVVMGIGEPFDNFVHLVNFLQVIKDQKGLAIGAKRITVSTSGLPDKIREFTDADLQVNLAISIHAPNNELRTQIMKINRAYPIEILMQAVEYYLSKTNRRIMFEYILLKDVNDHKEHALELAELIHGKKDLISVNLIPYNPVDEHSQYQRSDQEAILSFYDTLKKQGVNCTVRLEHGADIDAACGQLRSKQMKQSAEDISDQDRFALG; the protein is encoded by the coding sequence ATGAATAAACAATCCATTTATGGATTAACATTTGAACAACTAACAGAGTGGCTTATAGAATATGGGCATAAAAAATTCCGTGCATCGCAAGTCTGGGACTGGCTTTATCGTAAGCGAGTAATGGATTTCTCGGAAATGACGGATGTGAATAAAGAATGCGTTCAGTTATTAGCAGATCATTTCGTGATCGAGACGTTAACGGAACATGTGAAGCAAGAGTCCAGTGATGGAACGATTAAATTCCTATTCAAATTACAAGATGGGAACCTGATTGAAACGGTGTTGATGAGACAGAAATATGGTCTAGCAGTCTGTGTCACAACCCAAGTAGGATGCAATATCGGATGTAGCTTCTGTGCCAGTGGTTTAATCAAGAAAAGCCGTGACTTAACTAGTGGAGAAATTGTTGAACAAATCATGAAAGCCCAGCAACATTTAGATCATGCACTCCAAGATGAAAAGGTAACTCATGTTGTGGTGATGGGAATTGGTGAACCATTTGATAATTTCGTACATCTAGTCAACTTCCTACAGGTCATTAAGGATCAAAAAGGCCTAGCTATTGGTGCGAAACGGATCACCGTATCTACCAGTGGTCTGCCTGATAAAATCAGAGAATTTACCGATGCTGATCTACAAGTGAACTTAGCAATATCTATACACGCGCCTAATAATGAGCTTCGGACACAGATTATGAAGATTAATCGTGCTTATCCAATTGAGATATTAATGCAGGCGGTAGAGTACTATTTATCGAAGACCAATCGGAGAATTATGTTTGAATACATCCTACTTAAGGATGTCAATGATCATAAAGAACATGCTTTAGAACTTGCTGAACTTATTCATGGTAAAAAAGACCTTATAAGTGTTAACTTAATTCCATATAATCCGGTTGATGAGCATAGTCAATATCAGAGAAGCGATCAAGAAGCAATTCTATCCTTCTATGATACATTGAAGAAGCAAGGTGTTAACTGTACCGTTCGACTTGAGCATGGGGCAGATATTGATGCTGCTTGTGGACAGTTAAGAAGTAAACAAATGAAACAATCGGCAGAAGATATTTCCGATCAAGATCGCTTTGCATTAGGTTGA
- a CDS encoding peptide MFS transporter: MTDFNRHRIVDSVPQKGFFGHPKGLFTLFFTEFWERFSYYGMRAILVYYMYYELSQGGLGIEESTALAIMSIYGSLVYMSGIIGGWLADRIFGTSKSIFYGGILIMFGHIILAIPGSIAMFFVSMVLIVIGTGLLKPNVSSVVGEIYSPEDHRRDSGFSIFYMGINLGGFLAPLLVGSVAMGKESNNFHLGFSLAAVGMFLGLVIFIVTKKKNLGLAGTIIANPLSGTEKKKVFTIFAIAVVVIAILVAISIPMGLLTFQSFITLVGILGILIPTCYFIVMYRSPKTSGDERSRLIAYIPLFIASVMFWAIQEQGSTILASYADKRTQLQFAGIEISPAWFQSLNPLFIIVLAPVFAWFWMKLGPRQPTVANKFSIGLLFAGLSFLVILLPVYFGGSDSLVSPLWLVLSYLIVVIGELCLSPVGLSVTTKLAPAAFSAQTMSLWFLSNAAAQAINAQIVKFYSPETEILYFGIIGGAAIVLSIILFSLAPKIQGYMKGVR, encoded by the coding sequence ATGACAGATTTTAACAGACACAGGATTGTGGACAGCGTTCCACAAAAGGGGTTTTTCGGACATCCTAAGGGGTTGTTTACATTATTCTTCACAGAATTCTGGGAGCGATTCTCATACTACGGAATGAGAGCCATTCTAGTCTACTATATGTATTATGAGTTATCACAGGGTGGATTAGGCATTGAAGAAAGCACTGCACTAGCAATCATGTCTATTTACGGTTCGCTTGTGTATATGTCTGGAATTATTGGCGGATGGTTAGCCGATCGAATATTTGGAACTTCAAAATCCATTTTTTACGGTGGAATATTGATTATGTTCGGACATATTATCCTGGCTATACCTGGAAGTATCGCGATGTTCTTTGTTTCCATGGTTCTGATTGTCATCGGTACAGGCTTACTGAAACCTAATGTATCTAGTGTTGTAGGTGAAATATACAGCCCCGAAGATCATCGTCGAGATTCAGGATTTAGTATTTTCTATATGGGGATTAACCTTGGTGGATTCCTCGCCCCTCTACTTGTTGGATCAGTAGCAATGGGTAAAGAGAGCAACAACTTCCACTTAGGATTCTCCCTTGCCGCTGTTGGTATGTTTCTAGGATTGGTTATTTTTATTGTGACTAAGAAGAAAAACCTAGGACTTGCCGGTACGATTATAGCGAATCCTTTATCCGGAACAGAAAAGAAAAAAGTATTCACCATCTTTGCAATAGCCGTAGTTGTTATTGCTATCTTGGTTGCTATTTCTATCCCAATGGGTCTACTTACATTTCAAAGCTTTATTACTCTTGTAGGGATTTTAGGAATTCTAATTCCTACCTGTTACTTTATTGTCATGTATCGTAGCCCCAAAACATCAGGCGACGAACGCTCACGACTCATCGCCTATATTCCGCTATTTATAGCTTCTGTCATGTTCTGGGCTATTCAGGAACAAGGATCAACCATCCTTGCCAGTTATGCGGACAAGCGTACACAGTTGCAATTCGCGGGCATTGAAATATCACCTGCTTGGTTCCAATCATTGAATCCATTGTTCATCATTGTTCTTGCTCCTGTATTTGCATGGTTTTGGATGAAATTAGGGCCCCGTCAACCAACGGTGGCGAATAAATTCTCAATTGGGTTATTATTCGCTGGCCTATCATTTCTTGTTATCCTGTTACCTGTTTACTTTGGCGGAAGCGATTCATTAGTAAGTCCATTATGGCTAGTTCTCAGTTATTTGATTGTCGTCATCGGGGAATTATGTCTGTCACCTGTTGGACTCTCGGTCACCACCAAGTTAGCACCAGCCGCTTTCTCTGCACAGACCATGAGCTTATGGTTCTTGTCTAACGCTGCTGCACAAGCTATCAATGCACAGATCGTTAAATTCTATTCACCTGAAACTGAAATACTATACTTCGGTATTATTGGTGGAGCAGCTATCGTACTTAGTATTATTCTCTTCAGTCTTGCTCCGAAAATCCAGGGTTATATGAAGGGTGTTCGGTGA
- a CDS encoding 2-hydroxyacid dehydrogenase: MEKYKVAIMGPLYPDARARLEEVCEIKLWDKSDPIPRDELVEWLADAEGFISRGDIKVDKDLLSQAPQLRVIAQSSVGYDNIDISACTEQAIPVGNTPVVLVEATADLTFGLVLSSARRIHEGWNYVQEGHWTSRRNIPLGVDLFGKTLGIVGMGNIGVAVARRAQASGMQVIYHNRSIRTDQEQLAATFVNFDQLLEESDFIVVLVPLSAESRHLFGKDQFKHMKSSAYFINASRGPVVDTEALYEALVNQDIAYAALDVVNPEPFSDHPLIHLPNVLITPHIGSATLETRTQMGELTADNLLAGLAKQTLPKCVNDEVNY; the protein is encoded by the coding sequence ATGGAAAAGTATAAAGTAGCCATTATGGGTCCGTTGTATCCAGATGCAAGAGCTAGATTAGAAGAGGTTTGTGAAATAAAGTTATGGGATAAGTCGGATCCAATTCCTCGAGATGAATTAGTTGAATGGCTAGCTGATGCGGAAGGTTTCATAAGTAGAGGCGATATTAAAGTGGATAAGGATTTATTGTCGCAAGCACCTCAATTACGCGTAATTGCGCAATCATCCGTTGGATATGACAATATTGATATCAGTGCATGTACGGAACAAGCCATTCCAGTAGGGAATACGCCTGTTGTACTTGTTGAGGCAACAGCTGATTTAACTTTTGGACTAGTGTTATCCTCCGCAAGACGTATTCACGAAGGCTGGAATTATGTTCAAGAAGGGCATTGGACAAGCCGACGCAATATCCCACTAGGCGTTGATTTATTCGGAAAAACTTTAGGGATTGTAGGTATGGGTAATATTGGAGTAGCCGTTGCGAGAAGAGCGCAGGCAAGTGGGATGCAAGTTATTTATCACAATCGATCAATACGAACAGATCAGGAGCAGTTAGCAGCCACTTTTGTTAACTTCGATCAATTGTTGGAGGAATCAGACTTCATCGTAGTTCTAGTTCCGCTTTCAGCAGAAAGCCGCCATTTGTTTGGAAAAGATCAGTTTAAACATATGAAATCGTCAGCGTATTTTATCAATGCATCTCGTGGGCCGGTAGTGGATACAGAAGCTCTCTATGAAGCGTTGGTTAATCAAGATATTGCCTATGCGGCATTAGATGTGGTCAATCCGGAGCCATTCTCTGACCATCCATTGATTCATTTACCTAATGTATTAATTACACCTCATATTGGAAGTGCTACCCTGGAGACAAGAACCCAAATGGGAGAATTAACAGCTGATAATTTACTTGCTGGTCTAGCTAAGCAAACCTTGCCTAAATGTGTAAATGATGAAGTGAATTATTAA
- a CDS encoding DUF1641 domain-containing protein, whose amino-acid sequence MSESITQTTSDVESQTVSATQGSNDLLEQLLKPEVQESLTTLIEQLPKLTELVNVLTKSYDFAHSVATDDVLKSDTVGAIQEMVGPVKKSVKNMAVNVIEAKERAEKSQEVIGVFGLLKILKDPQAQKMFRFVNAYLQVSEERSKK is encoded by the coding sequence ATGTCAGAATCCATTACGCAGACAACGTCTGATGTAGAATCACAAACCGTATCAGCTACACAGGGATCCAATGATCTACTTGAACAACTGTTGAAACCTGAGGTACAGGAATCGCTTACTACATTGATTGAGCAACTACCTAAGTTGACTGAACTAGTAAACGTATTGACGAAATCATATGATTTCGCACATTCTGTTGCAACAGATGATGTATTAAAGAGTGATACTGTAGGAGCCATTCAAGAGATGGTTGGTCCAGTGAAGAAATCGGTGAAGAACATGGCTGTTAATGTTATAGAAGCGAAGGAACGTGCCGAGAAGAGTCAAGAAGTGATCGGAGTATTTGGTTTGTTGAAGATACTTAAAGATCCACAGGCACAGAAGATGTTCCGCTTCGTCAATGCATATCTTCAAGTTAGTGAAGAACGTAGTAAGAAATAA
- a CDS encoding NAD(P)/FAD-dependent oxidoreductase: MSKHIVILGAGYGGLLTALSLRKYMSKAEAQVTVVNQTPTHQIITELHRLAAGNVAEKAVAMPLEKLFKGKDINLKISKVQSFSVDKKEIKLSDGSTLTYDALVVGLGSQTAFFGIPGLEQNSMVLKSTADANNIHKHIEDRIREFAKTNNEADGTIVIGGGGLSGVELVGEIADGMPELAKKHGIDPKLVKLLLVEAGPKILPVLPDHLIERATKSLESRGVQFLTGLPVTNVEGNTIDLKDGQKIVSNTFVWTGGVQGNPLVGESGLEVNRGRATVNNHLQSVSHPDVFVVGDSAIYMDPDGRPKPPTAQIAWQMGELVGYNLFAMLNNKSMEEFSPIDSGTLASLGRKDAVATVGGNNTPLKGLPASLMKEASNIRYLSHIKALYSLAY, translated from the coding sequence ATGTCAAAACATATTGTTATATTAGGTGCAGGTTATGGTGGACTTCTAACGGCATTAAGTCTTCGTAAATATATGAGCAAAGCTGAAGCGCAAGTGACGGTTGTAAACCAGACACCAACACATCAAATCATTACAGAATTACATCGACTTGCAGCTGGTAATGTTGCTGAAAAGGCGGTTGCTATGCCGCTGGAGAAGTTATTCAAAGGCAAGGACATTAATTTAAAAATCAGTAAAGTGCAATCTTTCTCAGTGGACAAAAAAGAAATTAAACTTTCTGATGGATCAACCTTGACCTATGATGCTCTTGTTGTCGGATTGGGAAGCCAAACGGCATTTTTCGGTATTCCGGGACTTGAACAAAATAGTATGGTGTTGAAATCAACTGCAGATGCTAACAACATCCATAAGCATATTGAAGATCGTATTCGTGAATTTGCGAAAACTAACAATGAAGCTGATGGAACGATTGTCATTGGTGGTGGCGGACTATCTGGTGTTGAGCTAGTGGGTGAAATCGCTGATGGTATGCCTGAATTAGCTAAAAAACATGGTATAGATCCGAAATTAGTGAAATTATTACTCGTTGAAGCGGGTCCTAAGATTCTTCCTGTATTGCCAGATCATTTGATCGAACGTGCAACGAAGAGTCTGGAATCTCGTGGTGTTCAATTCTTAACAGGTCTTCCTGTAACGAATGTTGAAGGAAATACGATTGATCTAAAAGATGGACAGAAGATTGTTTCTAATACATTTGTATGGACAGGTGGAGTACAAGGTAATCCACTCGTTGGGGAATCAGGTCTTGAAGTGAATCGTGGACGTGCAACCGTTAATAACCATCTTCAATCCGTATCACATCCTGATGTATTCGTTGTGGGTGATAGTGCTATATACATGGATCCTGATGGTCGTCCTAAACCACCAACTGCACAGATTGCTTGGCAAATGGGTGAACTTGTTGGTTACAACTTGTTCGCAATGCTTAATAATAAGTCGATGGAAGAATTCAGTCCGATCGATTCAGGAACACTAGCAAGCTTAGGTCGTAAGGATGCTGTTGCTACGGTTGGAGGTAATAACACTCCACTGAAAGGCCTACCAGCTTCACTTATGAAAGAAGCGAGTAATATTCGTTACTTATCACATATTAAAGCACTTTATAGTTTGGCATATTAA